Proteins encoded within one genomic window of Brenneria nigrifluens DSM 30175 = ATCC 13028:
- a CDS encoding MFS transporter yields MKQVPLTQGLSRIGLMVLLTGQLLPMIDFSIVNVALEAMANRLAATPAELELVVSVYGVAFAVSLAMGARLGDNQGRRRVFMIGVAVFGVASLLCGIAQSVWLLLLARTLQGIGAGLIVPQVLATIHVCLQGRAHARTLGIYSAIGGLAFVAGQVLGGILLKLDIAGVGWRSIFLVNLPFCLLVLLCAPRWVPDTRGEKRVAVDRWGTLLLALAIVCLLFPLALGPLWNWPWPCLASLMASAVLFPLLWRVECRLERRGQAPLLSPALLRLPSVRFGLGVALLFFSNWSGFMFTVALVLQSGAGFSPLQSGNSFIGLGLAYFAASLLSGRVTERVGKIRTLIIGCVIQISGLLLLMATLEKMWPAPTLLGLLPATVPIGFGQAFIVSSFFRIGLSDVPVSHAGSGSALLSTAQQAALGMGPIMLGSVLVLMLHITHGRYAVSLIAVLGAELGLMLILLGGACWMRRRERRLQRISAYQGEAAIGARSD; encoded by the coding sequence ATGAAGCAGGTTCCGCTGACGCAAGGTTTAAGCCGTATCGGTCTGATGGTGCTATTGACCGGGCAGTTGTTGCCGATGATTGATTTCTCCATCGTTAATGTGGCGCTGGAGGCGATGGCGAACAGGCTCGCCGCCACGCCTGCCGAGCTCGAACTGGTGGTTTCCGTTTATGGGGTGGCGTTTGCGGTGTCGTTGGCCATGGGGGCGCGTCTGGGAGATAACCAGGGCCGACGACGGGTGTTTATGATCGGCGTTGCGGTGTTTGGCGTGGCGTCGCTGCTGTGCGGGATCGCGCAGTCGGTATGGCTGCTGCTGCTGGCGCGTACGTTGCAGGGTATTGGCGCGGGGCTGATTGTGCCGCAGGTCCTGGCGACGATACACGTCTGTCTGCAGGGGCGGGCGCATGCCCGGACGCTGGGGATTTACAGCGCTATCGGCGGATTGGCGTTTGTCGCCGGGCAGGTACTGGGCGGCATACTGCTGAAACTGGATATCGCCGGCGTCGGCTGGCGGAGCATTTTTCTGGTTAATTTGCCGTTCTGCCTGCTGGTATTACTCTGTGCGCCGCGCTGGGTGCCGGATACCCGTGGTGAAAAACGGGTGGCTGTCGATCGGTGGGGCACCTTACTGCTGGCGCTGGCCATCGTCTGTCTGCTGTTTCCGCTGGCGCTGGGGCCGCTGTGGAACTGGCCCTGGCCTTGCCTGGCGTCCCTGATGGCGAGCGCGGTGCTGTTTCCGCTGCTGTGGCGGGTGGAGTGCCGTCTGGAGCGGCGTGGGCAGGCGCCGCTGCTGTCGCCAGCGCTGCTGCGGCTGCCCAGCGTGCGTTTCGGTCTGGGCGTCGCGCTGCTGTTTTTTTCCAACTGGAGCGGTTTTATGTTCACCGTCGCCCTGGTGTTGCAATCCGGCGCGGGTTTCTCGCCGTTGCAGTCGGGCAACAGTTTTATCGGGCTCGGCCTGGCCTATTTCGCGGCGTCGCTGCTCAGCGGACGGGTGACGGAACGGGTGGGGAAAATCCGCACGCTGATTATCGGCTGTGTTATCCAGATTAGCGGTCTGCTGCTGCTGATGGCGACGCTGGAAAAAATGTGGCCGGCGCCCACGCTGCTCGGTCTGCTTCCCGCCACGGTGCCGATCGGGTTCGGTCAGGCGTTTATCGTCAGCAGTTTCTTTCGCATTGGGCTGTCCGATGTGCCGGTTTCCCACGCCGGTTCCGGCAGCGCGCTATTGTCCACGGCACAGCAGGCGGCGCTGGGGATGGGGCCGATTATGCTGGGTTCGGTGCTGGTGCTGATGCTGCATATTACCCACGGGCGCTACGCCGTGTCTTTGATTGCCGTATTGGGCGCGGAGTTGGGGCTGATGCTGATTTTATTGGGCGGCGCCTGCTGGATGCGGCGGCGGGAGCGGCGGTTGCAGCGAATAAGCGCATATCAGGGTGAGGCGGCGATCGGCGCGCGATCGGATTGA
- the tpx gene encoding thiol peroxidase, with translation MSQNVHFQGNPVPLAGTFPAKGDKAKAFTLVAKDLSDVSLSNYAGKRKILNIFPSIDTGVCAASVRKFNQLASELDNTVVLCISADLPFAQARFCGAEGLNNVVVLSTLRGTEFKEDYGVAIADGALQGLTARAVVILDEHDNVLHSELVNEITTEPDYDAALAVLK, from the coding sequence ATGTCACAGAACGTACATTTTCAAGGCAATCCAGTCCCTCTGGCCGGCACCTTCCCCGCCAAGGGCGACAAAGCCAAGGCTTTTACCCTGGTTGCCAAAGACCTGTCGGACGTCTCTCTCAGCAACTATGCGGGTAAACGTAAAATCCTGAATATTTTCCCCAGTATCGATACCGGCGTATGCGCCGCCTCGGTGCGTAAATTCAACCAGTTGGCATCCGAACTGGATAACACGGTGGTGCTGTGTATCTCCGCCGACCTGCCGTTCGCCCAGGCCCGCTTCTGCGGTGCGGAAGGTTTGAACAATGTGGTGGTGCTTTCCACCCTGCGCGGCACCGAGTTTAAAGAAGACTATGGCGTCGCCATTGCGGATGGCGCGCTGCAAGGCCTGACCGCCCGCGCCGTGGTTATTCTGGATGAGCATGACAACGTATTGCATAGCGAACTGGTGAACGAGATCACCACCGAGCCGGATTACGATGCCGCTCTCGCGGTACTGAAATAA
- the mpaA gene encoding murein tripeptide amidase MpaA produces the protein MENNIIFQRPRRLRGNLPSLGEPYGKSLLGAPLLYFPAELPQQNAGLIIAGTHGDETAAVATLSCALRTLFPGQRHHHVVLAVNPDGCQLGLRANANGVDINRNFPTGNWQPGSTVYRWNSAADKRDVALSSGETPASEPETKALCTLIEKLNPAWVVSFHEPLACIEDPQNSPLGQWLARQFDLPLVASVGYDTPGSFGSWCAERRLPCITAELPPISADAASECYLNAMTALLCRNFYINVADVALN, from the coding sequence ATGGAAAATAATATTATCTTCCAGCGGCCCCGCCGGCTGCGCGGCAATCTCCCGTCGCTGGGCGAGCCGTACGGCAAATCGCTGCTCGGCGCGCCGCTGCTCTATTTCCCGGCCGAACTGCCGCAGCAGAACGCCGGGCTGATTATTGCCGGTACGCACGGCGATGAAACCGCCGCGGTGGCAACGTTATCCTGCGCGCTTCGCACCCTGTTCCCTGGACAGCGCCATCACCATGTGGTGCTTGCCGTTAATCCCGATGGCTGCCAGTTGGGATTGCGGGCGAACGCCAACGGCGTTGATATCAACCGCAACTTCCCCACCGGCAACTGGCAGCCGGGGAGTACGGTATACCGCTGGAACAGCGCTGCCGACAAGCGGGACGTGGCGCTTTCCAGCGGCGAAACGCCGGCGTCGGAGCCGGAAACCAAGGCATTGTGCACGCTTATCGAGAAACTTAATCCCGCCTGGGTTGTCTCTTTTCATGAGCCCCTGGCCTGTATTGAGGATCCGCAAAATTCGCCCCTGGGCCAGTGGCTGGCGCGGCAATTTGATTTGCCGCTGGTGGCCAGCGTGGGTTACGACACCCCCGGTTCTTTCGGCAGTTGGTGCGCCGAGCGGAGGTTGCCGTGCATTACCGCGGAGCTGCCGCCCATCTCGGCGGATGCCGCCAGTGAATGCTACCTGAACGCGATGACGGCATTGCTATGCCGTAATTTTTATATCAATGTTGCCGATGTTGCCTTAAACTGA
- a CDS encoding DUF29 domain-containing protein, giving the protein MTTHTRYETDVVAWANEQAELLRSGKFSEIDCENIAEEIADVGKSEQRELASRMAVLIAHLLKWKYQPERRGSSWEKTIKAQRKDIAYALKESPSLKTKLNDPDWYDVIWSKGVAIAADDTQLENLPDEQIWTVEDVLYSEFWPN; this is encoded by the coding sequence ATGACTACTCATACTCGATACGAGACTGATGTTGTCGCCTGGGCTAACGAGCAGGCGGAACTTTTACGCTCCGGTAAATTTTCAGAGATCGACTGCGAGAATATCGCTGAGGAGATTGCAGACGTGGGTAAGAGCGAACAGAGGGAGCTGGCAAGCCGCATGGCTGTCTTGATTGCTCACTTGCTGAAATGGAAATATCAACCGGAACGTCGTGGTTCGAGCTGGGAAAAGACGATTAAAGCGCAACGCAAAGATATTGCGTACGCGCTGAAAGAGTCTCCCAGCCTGAAAACTAAGCTTAATGATCCTGACTGGTATGATGTTATCTGGTCTAAAGGTGTCGCTATCGCTGCGGATGACACTCAGCTTGAAAACCTGCCTGATGAGCAAATCTGGACGGTAGAAGATGTGTTGTATTCCGAGTTCTGGCCTAATTAA
- a CDS encoding peptide ABC transporter substrate-binding protein codes for MRLGHCALYAALFAAVTEHAAAAQVPAGTALADKQEIVRHIKDEPASLDPIKAVGLPEAQVSRDLFEGLVNQDAQGDIIPGVAQRWQTSDNRTFIFTLRGDARWSNGEPLTAKDFVYSWRRLVAPENSSPFAWFARLAGIANAEQIIEGKASPDQLGVTAVDDHTLKVQLSKPVPYFVSLLANFSLFPVHQATVEKYGNDWTKPGNLVGNGAFKLQQRVVNEKLVLTPNDYYWDHANTKLTKVTFVPINQESNATKRYLSGDIDITESFPKNMYRKLLQDLPGQVYTPEQLGTYYYAFNTQRAPTNDVRVRKALSYAIDRKVIAQKVLGTGEKPAYHFTPDVTAGFKPAQSLLQQYGQDELDAQAKALIFAAGYGPGKPMKLSLLYNTSENHQKIAIAIASMWKTKLGVDVRLVNQEWQTYIDSRNSGNFDVVRASWVGDYNEASTFLSLLTSRHSGNIARFNHADYDRLMEEAGNQTNAEALNADYNRAEQILLEEAPIAPIYQYTNGRLIKPWVKGYPIANPEDVAYSHTLYIVKH; via the coding sequence ATGCGACTGGGTCATTGTGCATTATATGCCGCGCTGTTCGCGGCAGTGACGGAACATGCCGCGGCGGCGCAGGTTCCGGCCGGAACCGCGTTGGCCGACAAGCAGGAAATCGTCCGCCATATCAAGGACGAACCCGCCTCGCTGGATCCGATAAAAGCGGTAGGACTGCCGGAAGCGCAGGTCTCGCGGGATCTGTTCGAGGGGCTGGTTAACCAGGATGCGCAGGGCGACATTATTCCGGGGGTGGCGCAACGCTGGCAAACCAGCGATAACCGCACGTTCATCTTTACCTTGCGCGGCGATGCCCGCTGGTCGAACGGCGAGCCGCTTACCGCAAAAGATTTTGTGTACAGCTGGCGCCGGCTGGTCGCGCCGGAAAATAGCTCGCCGTTCGCCTGGTTCGCCCGTCTGGCGGGGATCGCCAACGCCGAGCAGATCATCGAAGGGAAAGCGTCGCCGGACCAGCTCGGCGTAACCGCGGTGGACGACCATACGTTGAAGGTGCAGCTCAGTAAACCGGTGCCTTATTTCGTCAGCCTGCTGGCCAATTTCAGCCTGTTTCCGGTGCATCAGGCCACGGTGGAAAAATACGGCAACGACTGGACCAAACCCGGCAATCTGGTGGGGAACGGCGCCTTTAAACTGCAACAGCGGGTGGTAAACGAAAAACTGGTGCTGACGCCGAATGACTATTACTGGGATCACGCCAATACCAAATTGACCAAAGTGACGTTCGTTCCCATTAATCAGGAGTCGAACGCCACCAAACGCTATCTGTCCGGCGATATCGATATTACCGAATCCTTTCCCAAAAATATGTACCGCAAGCTGTTGCAGGATCTGCCCGGCCAGGTCTATACCCCGGAACAGCTGGGCACCTACTACTACGCATTCAACACCCAACGGGCGCCCACCAACGATGTGCGGGTGCGCAAGGCGCTCTCTTACGCGATTGACCGCAAGGTCATTGCGCAAAAAGTGTTGGGAACCGGGGAAAAACCGGCCTATCACTTCACGCCGGACGTCACCGCCGGCTTTAAACCGGCGCAGAGTCTGTTGCAGCAATACGGTCAGGATGAACTGGATGCGCAGGCGAAAGCGCTGATATTTGCCGCGGGATACGGCCCAGGCAAGCCGATGAAGCTCTCATTGTTGTATAACACCTCGGAAAACCACCAGAAAATCGCCATCGCCATTGCTTCAATGTGGAAAACCAAACTGGGGGTTGACGTACGCCTGGTCAATCAGGAGTGGCAGACCTATATCGACAGCCGCAACAGCGGCAACTTTGATGTGGTGCGGGCGTCCTGGGTGGGCGACTACAACGAAGCCTCGACCTTCCTGTCGTTATTGACCTCGCGCCACAGCGGTAATATCGCCCGCTTTAACCATGCCGATTACGACCGGTTAATGGAGGAAGCGGGCAATCAGACCAACGCCGAGGCGCTGAATGCCGATTATAACCGGGCGGAGCAGATTCTGCTGGAAGAGGCGCCGATCGCGCCGATCTATCAATACACCAACGGGCGTTTGATTAAACCCTGGGTAAAAGGTTATCCGATCGCCAACCCGGAGGACGTGGCTTATAGCCACACGCTGTATATCGTTAAACACTGA
- the zntB gene encoding zinc transporter ZntB, translated as MESFKGKELQHTGAVYAYQLNGAGGIAPIGDDDVVTDAKPCWLHLDSTQPASAHWLTETTLVPDSVRDALLGESVRPRVTRLGEGTMITLRSINRNENARPDQLVAIRVFITDKLIISTRRRKLLAIDEVLAELQEGHGPTDSGSWLVAIAEALTDHTSDFIDDLHEKIVDLEENLLEQKIPQQGELALIRKQLIVLRRYMTPQRDVFSRLSGEKLLWMQDDDRRRMQEIADRLGRGLEDLDASISRTTVLSDEITTLMTDAMNRRTYTMSLLAMVFLPTTFLTGLFGVNLGGIPGGDSRLGFATFCLMLVGLVGGVAWWLKRSKWL; from the coding sequence GTGGAATCCTTTAAAGGAAAAGAGCTGCAACACACCGGCGCGGTGTATGCCTATCAGTTGAACGGCGCGGGCGGGATCGCGCCGATAGGCGATGATGATGTGGTCACGGACGCCAAACCCTGCTGGCTGCACCTAGACTCCACCCAGCCGGCCAGCGCGCATTGGCTGACGGAAACCACGCTGGTCCCGGACAGCGTGCGCGATGCGTTGTTGGGAGAAAGCGTGCGTCCCAGAGTCACCCGTCTGGGGGAGGGAACGATGATTACGCTGCGCAGCATTAACCGCAATGAGAACGCACGCCCCGACCAACTGGTCGCCATTCGGGTCTTTATTACCGACAAGCTGATTATTTCCACCCGGCGCCGCAAGCTGTTGGCGATTGACGAAGTGTTGGCCGAGTTGCAAGAGGGCCATGGGCCGACGGACAGCGGTAGCTGGCTGGTTGCCATCGCGGAAGCGCTGACCGACCATACCAGCGACTTTATCGATGATTTACATGAAAAAATCGTCGATCTGGAAGAGAACCTGCTGGAGCAGAAAATCCCCCAACAGGGCGAACTGGCGCTGATCCGCAAACAGCTTATCGTATTGCGGCGCTATATGACTCCGCAGCGGGATGTGTTTTCTCGCCTTTCCGGAGAGAAGCTGCTCTGGATGCAGGACGACGACCGACGCCGAATGCAGGAGATCGCCGACAGGCTGGGGCGCGGACTGGAGGATTTGGATGCCAGTATTTCACGCACCACGGTACTATCCGATGAAATCACCACCTTAATGACCGACGCCATGAACCGGCGCACCTATACCATGTCGTTGCTGGCCATGGTGTTTCTCCCCACTACCTTTCTAACCGGTTTGTTCGGCGTCAACCTGGGCGGGATACCGGGAGGCGATTCCCGGCTGGGATTCGCCACCTTTTGCCTGATGTTGGTGGGATTGGTTGGCGGCGTTGCCTGGTGGTTAAAACGCAGTAAATGGCTGTGA
- the ttcA gene encoding tRNA 2-thiocytidine(32) synthetase TtcA encodes MQDKQIVNQKQQYNLNKLQKRLRRNVGEAIADFNMIEDGDRIMVCLSGGKDSFTMLEILRNLQRSAPVDFSLVAVNLDQKQPGFPEHVLPQYLESIGVEYLIVEENTYGIVKEKIPQGKTTCSLCSRLRRGILYRTATELGATKIALGHHRDDILQTLFLNMFYGGKLKGMPPKLMSDDGKHVVIRPLAYCREKDIERFAEARQYPIIPCNLCGSQPNLQRQVIKDMLRDWDKRYPGRIETMFSAMQNVVPSHLADHALFDFKSIHHGGEVIDGGDLAFDRQELPLRPSGWRPEDEDEAPSPARLDVVEIK; translated from the coding sequence ATGCAAGATAAACAAATAGTTAACCAAAAACAACAATACAATCTCAACAAACTACAAAAACGCCTGCGCCGTAACGTCGGCGAAGCCATCGCCGATTTCAATATGATTGAAGACGGCGACCGCATTATGGTTTGCCTGTCCGGCGGTAAAGACAGCTTCACCATGCTGGAAATTCTGCGCAACCTGCAACGGAGCGCGCCGGTCGACTTTTCTCTGGTGGCGGTCAATCTCGACCAGAAGCAGCCTGGCTTTCCTGAACACGTATTACCGCAATACCTGGAGAGTATCGGCGTTGAGTACCTGATCGTCGAAGAAAACACCTACGGCATCGTTAAAGAAAAAATTCCGCAAGGCAAAACCACCTGCTCGCTATGCTCACGCTTGCGGCGCGGCATTCTGTACCGCACCGCAACGGAGCTGGGCGCCACCAAAATCGCCCTCGGCCACCACCGCGACGATATTCTGCAAACCCTGTTTCTGAATATGTTCTACGGCGGGAAACTGAAAGGGATGCCACCGAAGCTGATGAGCGACGACGGTAAACACGTGGTGATCCGCCCGCTGGCCTATTGCCGTGAAAAAGATATCGAGCGATTTGCCGAAGCCCGCCAATACCCCATTATTCCGTGCAATCTGTGCGGCTCGCAGCCTAATCTGCAACGCCAGGTGATCAAGGATATGCTGCGCGACTGGGATAAACGTTATCCCGGGCGTATCGAAACCATGTTCAGCGCGATGCAAAACGTGGTGCCTTCCCATCTGGCCGATCATGCGCTGTTTGATTTCAAAAGCATTCATCACGGCGGCGAGGTGATCGACGGCGGCGATTTGGCTTTCGATCGCCAGGAGCTTCCGCTGCGGCCGTCCGGCTGGCGGCCGGAAGACGAGGATGAAGCGCCGTCGCCGGCCAGGCTCGACGTAGTGGAAATTAAATAG
- the vapC gene encoding type II toxin-antitoxin system tRNA(fMet)-specific endonuclease VapC produces MIKYLLDTNIVIFTIKRRPEFLLPRFNQNAELLAISTITLAELVFGAEKSSHSARNLATVDDFVSRVTVLPYDESAAFHYGNIRASLEKSGTRIGDNDLHIAGHARSRGLIVVTNNTREFDRVDGLRVEDWTQP; encoded by the coding sequence ATGATTAAGTACCTGCTGGACACCAACATCGTCATTTTCACCATTAAGCGGCGGCCGGAATTTTTACTCCCGCGCTTTAATCAAAATGCGGAACTGCTGGCCATTTCAACCATCACGCTGGCAGAGTTGGTTTTTGGGGCGGAAAAAAGTAGCCACTCCGCAAGGAACCTCGCAACGGTAGATGATTTCGTTTCCAGAGTGACGGTGCTTCCCTACGACGAGTCTGCCGCTTTTCACTATGGCAACATCAGGGCATCGCTGGAAAAATCCGGAACCCGAATCGGGGACAACGATTTACACATAGCCGGGCATGCCAGAAGCCGAGGGCTGATTGTCGTCACCAACAACACCAGAGAATTTGACCGGGTAGATGGGCTGCGGGTTGAAGACTGGACGCAACCTTGA
- the vapB gene encoding type II toxin-antitoxin system VapB family antitoxin — protein sequence MFQQSKVFMSNRTQNVRLPVNLRFPDNVKEVTIRAKGMERIITPVRNTWDSFFLSGPEVTDDFLPQRPEQVSSERESFDD from the coding sequence ATGTTCCAGCAAAGCAAAGTTTTCATGAGCAACCGAACCCAGAATGTGCGGCTGCCGGTCAATCTCCGCTTCCCCGATAACGTCAAAGAGGTGACTATCAGGGCAAAGGGCATGGAGCGGATCATTACCCCCGTCAGGAACACCTGGGACAGTTTTTTCCTTTCCGGGCCAGAGGTAACGGATGACTTTCTGCCCCAACGCCCTGAACAGGTAAGCAGCGAGCGGGAATCCTTTGATGATTAA